The genomic interval GGGGGCGAGCTTCGTCACGTCCTCCGTGCGCGTCTCCGTCTCCATCAGGCGCGCGCCGCCGACCGAGAGCTGCGAGAGCAGGCCGACGGCGAGCACGAGGATACCGAGGCCGCCGAGCCACTGGAGGAGCTGGCGCCAGAACAGCAGCCCCTGCGGGTGGGCGTCGAAGTCCCCGATGACGGTCGCGCCGGTCGTCGTGATGCCCGACATCGACTCGAACAGCGCGTCGAGCGGCGAGGCGAACACGCCGGTCCCGACGAGCAGGAACGGGACGGTCCCGACGAGCGCGACGGCGAGCCACGTCGCCGAGACCATCAGGAACGCCTCGCGGGGGTAGAGGTCGTCGCGCGGCAGGCGTTCGAGCGCGACCCCGACGACGAGCGTGCCCGCCGCGGGCGCGAGGAAGGGGACGGGACTCTCGGCGTACAACAGCGCGACGACGGCCGAGACCGCGAGCGGGGCGGCGAGCCCCTTCAGAACGGTTCCGGTGAGGCTGGCGCTGGTGCGCCAGTCGACTCTCATAGCGCGGCGGTGACGTCCTCGACGGCGTCGGCGTCGGCGAAGACGACGACGTGGTCGCCGGCCTCGATGACGGTGTCGCCGCGCGGCGTGGTGAGTTCGCCGTCGCGGGTGATGGCGCCGAAGACGACGCCGTCGGGGAGCGTCTCCGCGACCTCCTGGATGGTACAGCCGACCGCGTCGCCGTCGGCGTCCACCTCGAACTCCATAACCTCGGCGCGGTCGCCCTCGATGAGCGAGACGTTCTCCGCGCGCCGGCCGCGCGTGAATCGCGTTATCTCCTCGGCGGTCGCCTCGCGCGGCGAGACGGCCACGTCGATGCCGACGGCCTCGAACAGGTCCGCGAACTCCACGGTGTCGACGACGGCGACCGTCCGTTTCGTGCCGAGCCGGTCGGCGAGCAGCCCCGCGAGGAGGTTCTTCTGGTCGTTCTCCAGCGCCGCGATGAGCGCGTCGGCGTCGCCGACGTTCTCGCGTTCGAGGAACTCGCGGTCGGTCGCGTCGCTCTGCATCACCGTCGTGCCGGGGAGCTTCTCGGCGAGCCAGCGCGCGCGGTCGGGGTCGTGTTCGATGAGCCGGGGGGAGAAACCGCGCGCCTCCAGCAGCCGGGTCGTCTGGTAGCCCACCTCGCTGCCGCCCACCACCACGATGTCGCGGGGGCCGGACTGCTCGGGGGCGATGGCCTCGCTGAACGACCGGACGGAGTCCGGGCTCCCGATGACGACCACGTCGTCGCCGCCGCGCAACACCGTGTCGCCGCGGGGGATGACGATGTCGTCGTCGCGGACGATGGCGGCGAAGGTGAGCGAGTCGAACCGGTCCGCCTCCTGGACCGTCTGGCCGACGACGGGGCTGTCCTCGGGGAGTTCGAACTCCGCCATCTGGACGAGTCCCTCGGCGAACGTGTCCACGTCCTGGGCGGTCGGCAGGCCGATGACG from Halosegnis marinus carries:
- the trkA gene encoding Trk system potassium transporter TrkA, which gives rise to MRVIVVGAGEVGSNIAGDLATDHDVVVVDIDGERVDALSYSHDVLTVEGDGSDVDTLEEAGIAEADMLIASTDDDSTNIVTCGTAGVFPETFTIARVKRPQFLRTWERGDRTFGVDFMVCTDLLAAETITGVIGLPTAQDVDTFAEGLVQMAEFELPEDSPVVGQTVQEADRFDSLTFAAIVRDDDIVIPRGDTVLRGGDDVVVIGSPDSVRSFSEAIAPEQSGPRDIVVVGGSEVGYQTTRLLEARGFSPRLIEHDPDRARWLAEKLPGTTVMQSDATDREFLERENVGDADALIAALENDQKNLLAGLLADRLGTKRTVAVVDTVEFADLFEAVGIDVAVSPREATAEEITRFTRGRRAENVSLIEGDRAEVMEFEVDADGDAVGCTIQEVAETLPDGVVFGAITRDGELTTPRGDTVIEAGDHVVVFADADAVEDVTAAL